From the Ciconia boyciana chromosome 6, ASM3463844v1, whole genome shotgun sequence genome, the window AGGTAGAGCTGGGACGCAAAGATGAAGCCAAAGTCTACAAGATGTTTTTGGACCACACAGGTGAGACAATGGGCTACGTATGTTTCCAGACAGTGGTTGGCAGCAGATGCAATTGAATGTGCATAACAAGCACTGGTGAAggaattctttttctgttctgtcaaTAAGGAGAACAGGTGGTTCTTCTGTGGGCAGGACTCCATTGCCCAGGGGCCCTGCCTACTGATTTGCCCCTGTGCTATTAGAAAAACACTGGCTTGTTATGtgtttgttgttgcttttgaaCTCTCTGAAATGAACACATGCAATTAGGCTGTTCTGAGCAAGGCTGCTGAAACCAATAAAAGGAAGCCTTTGCAGTCACCCTgtgctgtttgtgtttgtttaagaattttttaaaaagactgtaAAACATCTGCAGGTCACTGGTAGCCttgactgattttaaaaaaacaaacaaaagtttgGAAAGAGATGCTCATATCTGTCACCAACTGCCAGGGATAGGAGAGAACTCTGGGAACTCTTTGTCCTTAGAACACTTATTGAAACAGAATAATACCTTCTTGCTGAAGCATCTGGGACTAGTAATTTAAGTTTGCAAAATATGGAATACCATTCTGATCCAGCATGGAAATCCCCCACATTCCTACGAATGCCTGGGAAAGTCTTGGATTAAGTATGTTGATATCAGAGTTTATCAAATATGAAGATTAGAAGCCTCAGGAATTCGGCTTGCTTAGGCACAGTCTTAATTtgttctctccttctccttccctctcctctcgGCAGGCTCTCATCTCCTGATTGCTCTGAACACCAGTGAATGCCTTTACCTGAACAGAAGTGTTCAGAAAGTGCGAGCGCTCTCCCGCTGGAAAGGCCACTTGATTGAAAGTGTGGGCTGGAACAAATTTCTTGGTTCAGAGACCAACACTGGGCCTATCCTGGTGGGGACAGCCCAGGGTCAGATCTATGAGGCTGAAATCTCTGTCAGCGAGGGAAGTCTCTTCAGCACTAATCCTGACCAGTACTTCCGACAGGTCTACACTCTGGAGGAGGAATCAGGGCCTGCCCCAGTCTGCTGCTTGGAGATTGAACGAGGGATAGAAGGGAAATCTTTTATTATAGCCACCACTCGAAAGAGACTCTTCCAGTTTGTTGGCAAAGTGCCTGAAGGGACAGAGCAGCAAGGCTTCAGCTCCATATTTGCTATGCATGCTGACCATTTGCCCAGCTTCCGGGAGTTTCCGGCCAGCTTTGGTTTTAGTGAGATAGCCTTTTACACTCCAAAACTGCGCTCCAACCCACGCTCCTTTGCCTGGATGATGGGAAATGGTGTTTTATATGGTACATTGGATTATAGCCGTCCTGATTCAATTTTGAGTGATGAACAGGTCTGGGTTTATCCTTCCGATATTGACATAACTGTGAACAAGCCAATATCCATTGTACTTACCCAGTTCCACTTCCTGTTGCTGCTGCCTGATCGGGTGAAGGCTGTATGCACTCTGAACGGGCAGGTGGTTTTTCAAGATCTGTTCCTGGAGAAGTTTGGCTTACTGACACGCATGATCAAAGATCCCACAGTCCAGCAGATATGGATCCACACTGAGAAAGTAGTGTTCCGCTACCACGTCCAGCGGGAATCTAGAGATGTGTGGAAGATGTATATGAATATGAACAAATTTGATTTAGCCAAAGAGTATTGTAAAGACCGTCCAGAGTGCCTAGATATTGTGCTGGCAAAAGAGGCAGAGCACTGCTTCCAAAACAAGAGGTATCTAGACAGTGCCAAATGCTATGCACTGACCCAGAACTACTTTGAGGAAATTGCCCTTAAGTTCATTGAAGCCAAGCAAGAAGAGGCCTTGATGGAGTTTCTGATTAAGAAGCTAAGTAGCCTAAAGCCTTCTGAGAAGACACAGACAACTCTGCTGACCACATGGTTAACAGAGCTGTACCTGAACTGGCTAGGTATATTGGAAGGAGATCCCTCACAGCGAAATCTCTATTTGGATACACGAGAGAAGTTTCGCACTTTCCTGAGCAGTCCCAAAAACAAAGACTGTCTATTTAATAACCGGGCATCTATTTATGAGTTGTTAGCAAGCCATGGGGACACAGAGCACATGGTCTACTTTGCAGTCATCATGCAGGACTACGAGCGCGTAGTGGCTCACCACTGCCAGCATGATGAGTATGATGAAGCTCTAAATGTGCTGTCCAGACACAGAGATGAGAAGCTGTTCTATAAGTTCTCTCCAGTCCTCATCCAGCATATTCCCAAGAAGGTAGTTGATGCTTGGATTTCTATGGGCTCTAGACTGGATGCCAGGAACCTCATTCCAGCCCTTGTTAACTATAGCCAGAGTGCCAGCACCCAGCAGATCAATGAAGCCATTAGATATATGGAGTTCTGTGTCTATCAGTTGGAGGAAACCCAGCAAGCCATTCACAACTACCTGTTGTCTCTTTATGCTTTGTGTCGGCCGGACTTGCTGCTATCATACCTGGAGCAAGCAGGAACCAACCCAAACAGGATCCACTATGACCTGAAGTATGCATTGCGCCTGTGCGCCGAGCATCAGCACCACCATGCGTGTGTCCATATTTACAAAGTGATGGAATTATATGAGGAGGCTGTGGATCTCGCCTTACaggtatgtgtgtgtctgtgcatgcaTGCTATGATATATAGGAATGTAGCTTGTTCAAGCTATCTTGAACAACCAAGCATTGAGAGGAACTGGACAGACTCATCAGTATAGGAGCTGTGCAGCTAAGTCTGGGAAGAAAGACCTGTCTCTGCTAACATACTTCTGTGCTTTCACAATTGTTTTGAGTAGACAGCTGACTGTGACAAGCCATAATTGAGGGTAGGGGCACGGAAAGTACAAGGGGGAGTACTGTCTGTCTTAAGCTCAGTCTCTAACATAAATACCTTTAACATATCTACATTAATGCAAGACTTGTATAGCTATTGTTCAGGATTCTAATTACTTCCTATTCCTAGCTGTGATAATTATCACAGAAGAATGCCTTTGTCAGCTTAGTCTGACCTTCAGGGAGATGTTGGAATTTTTTCTATTGGCATTGCTATGTCTTTGCTGAAATGTGTGGCCAGCAAAGATACTGTAACATGGATCTGCCCTTATTGTAGTGCTGGGCTTTGTTGTTCTCTGCTGGGTAGCAAGCAAATCTTCAGGGAGTAATACTGGTGGAGAGGAGAGGTGTTTGACTTGTAAACAAGGAGCAGGTCAGTAGTGCAGCCCTAGGCAATGAGATAGCAATAGAAGTTTTCTATTAATGCCTCCTATAATGCACAGCAGGCTTTGAAGTTGAATGGTGGATAAACAAAGAGGGAAGCTTAACTCAGTTTCATTGTCTGTGCAACTTCTAGGTGGATGTTGATCTTGCCAAGTCCTGTGCAGATCTCCCTGAAGATGATGAGGAACTCCGGAAGAAGCTCTGGTTGAAGATTGCTCGCCATGTTGTTCAGGAAGAGAAGGATGTCAAGAAGGCAATGGCCTGCCTCTCCAGCTGTGCCCTGCTGAAGATTGAAGATGTCCTGCCATTCTTTCCAGACTTTGTCACTATTGACCATTTCAAGGAGGCAATCTGTAACTCCCTGGAGGACTACAACAAGCACATTGAGGAGCTGAAAAGGGAGATGGAGGAAGCCACACAGAGTGCCAAGAGAATCCGAGAGGACATccaggaaatgagaaataagtATGGCTCTGTGGAGCCTCAGGAAAAATGTGCTGCTTGTGACTTTCCACTTCTAAACCGccctttttaccttttcctgtGTGGTCACATGTTTCACTATGACTGTCTCCTCCAAGCAGTTTTCCCAAACCTTCCTGCCTATAAGCAGGCAAAACTTGAAGATCTTCAGAAGAAGCTGGCAGCTACCAGTCAGCCTTCCAAGAGCCACCATCGTCCCAAGGACGCAGATACCACTAGCttggggaaggggcagcagaGCCGGGAACAGATCAAAGCTGACATTGATGACATTGTGGCAGCCGAATGTGTGTACTGTGGTGAGCTGATGATCCGGTCCATTGACAAGCCTTTTATTGATCCCCAAAAGTATGAAGAGGAGATGCAAAGCTGGCTGTAGTTTTCCAAATCTGCAACTGTCAATGCACCAGAGTGGTTTTGTTCACAACTTTTGAAGCTTCTGTGGTGGGAATATAACCTCCAAAAGCAGGAACACAGTGGCTTCTGTGGAACTCCAAGGAAAGAGTAGTGGGGTCTTGTTATCAGGGTTACAGTGAAGTAGTCTTGAAAATGGGGAGATATAGCTATGGCTGTCTAAGAACTTGAACAACAGTTAGAACTAACctactggaatattttttagcAGATGTTTGCTGCTTGCAGTTCTTCTGAGGTTCTCAGTGTGAAGCTAATGGAGTGCCTTGTTGTCCAGAAGGAACTGGGAACAGCCTATGATTTGTCTTCCCTGTTGTGTGGTATTTCTTTTGGTGAAGACAAGCTTAAAGGGAAAGGTAGTGAAGAACACTAAGCAGGGTAGTCTTCATTCATCACTTTCAAAGCTAGAATtgccttctgtttcctttttgctgagAGTCTATAACCACATACATGGAAAGAACATGAAAGGACAAATGCTCTTGCATTTGTAAACGTCGTGCTACACAAATATATGTTTCTACACAATGTAACATAAGAATGTGTATAATTCTCAAGCAGGAGTGTCTCATAATACACTAAGTCATTTGCCTGCAATTCAAGGTGTATAATTCTCTTTCCCACAAGCTTTATGGACAAACCCGTACATTTGGATTTTCTCTGGGTACTTGTCACTTTGTTTCTGGCAATACTTCCTAGCCTGTtcatcccttcctccctctctccatcctATTTCTACTATGGCTGTCTTTGTGTAGTGGGTCTTGGTTTTGTCTTCATCCCAAACCAAAATTGATACATGCAGTAGTAATGTTTCAACTGATACTCTGCAAGCAGGAACACAGCCCATTTGTATTGTCCTGCTGTGGTCCTTTCAAGCTGCACTTGAGCACTAGACTAGAGATCTAGTTATAGGTTTCCTCAAGGGTAGACTACAGAAAAGTTATGTTGGTGTGAAATTTGCTTTGCCATTTGAAGCCAGTACCTTGTGACCAGGCAGTCTTTTGCCCTTCTGACAGTATTTGATACTCTCTGGAGATGGCTGCAGGTCAATGCTTCTGTCTATTGATGACTTGGAAAATGCTTCCCAGAAGGTGGCGATCACTACATTGTGGGTGAAGGAACAAATTTTCTGTAGCAATTTAGCAAGGgttccttgttttatttttaaagaaactaaaattttaatgaaattctgCTGTTTGAGGCTGAATCGCAAAGGTGGTAATTGGCAGAAGAATGGAATTctctaaatgaaaaattatgattGTTGTAATTAAGGCAATagaaaatactgtcttctgAAAAACCTCTTCAGTTCTTTCACATGAACGTATGTGCTTGTCTTGAGTACCTCTCTCAATCTGCTAGTCACTTACCCTGTTCATAGGATTGTAGAAGTGGGTTTTCACATCATTGAAAGGGAGCATAAATTGGTTTCCTCAAGGACCTGACCTAAGAATTTTGATAACTGTTCAGAGCTCCAGAAGAACAGCTGTGCTTTTGTTGGGAACTTCAGCCTggaatgaattaattttatctgtGTAAAATGACATGAGTAATAAAAACAGAGCTGACACTAGGAGGACCTGAGGTTTTGAAATCCTCTTTTCATTGTTGGAACCATGGGATAGGCAATCTCATTACCACGTGGTAGTGTTTGTTGCTGGCTTATCAGAAACCACTGTTTCAGTGGTTCCATTAAGCAGTGGTTCAGAAACCCCACGTGCTGTTGTTTGCTTTGGCTCTGGATAGCCTTCTGCTTTGAGTAAGCTGGTGGGTCTGCCAGAAGAATTTGTGATGAAAACTAAATGTGATGTCTTTTGAAGTTCAGCATTAAACCTGTTATAACTGGCCGCTCCTGAATCATCATCTTTTCATGTAAGCAGTGTGATATTTAAGGTTGTATATGTCATTATAAAGCAACAgtagcccccccccccccaaccagTTTCTGGTCAAAGGCAAGTGGCTGTTTTTCTGCCCTTTAGCAGAAACATGAGTAGCAGCTCATTCTGATGCAGGGAGTAACTTCAAGTTACTTACTTTCTTTGAGTTGTTCTTAATACTTGTTCCATCTTTTTACTTTTGGGTTTTTACAGGATGCTTTCCTGGTATATTAGAATTATTATAGTCCTCCATTCTTTTCCTATTAGTGCTATGGAACAGTTGCATCACTAAATGTTTCTGTTGTGCTCTGAAGATTAGCAATATTGTTTGCTTATAGACCATTCCAGGGAGATCTGCTCATCCATAATATTGGAAGAAGCGTGTGTCTGTGGGAACTGAGGtataggaaataaataaaaaccctCAAGTCCTTGCCTGAGATGGGGTGGTAGGAGAAGGCACCTCAAGAACCTACTGATTCCAGTCTTGGGTATTAATATGTCTCAGTTAAAACTAGAactaggtatttttttttaatgactagtATGCAACATTCTCTGAGGGCTGTAGGCTTGTGCACCAGATACATATACCACAAATCTCATGCTTCCTCACCATTCTTAACTAAAAAATCTTTTAGATCATTCGCTGTCAAGGCTGTGGAGAGTGTTAATGCCTGCAAAGACTCCAGCAGTGATTAGATGACTCGTGCCAGTAGTACAGGAAGCTACATAAAGATATCTTCTGAACTTTCCTTACATTGTCACATGCTTCAAAAGTTTCAGTAACCACTCACCTGTGCTTCTTGGCAATTTCACAATATCACTCAGTGAAAAAGGtaagagggttttttgggggggtggagggaagtGAACTGCTTACTGTTCTCCCATAAATCTAATCTGCAAGatctcttcctctttgctttcagaatagcatttttatcttttctccttGTAATTTCAGCACAGTTACATTTTAGAAATCACAGTcctttgtacatttttttttcagctgtgaatgAACTGTGTACCAGCTGTTAGAAATTATGTGGCCTTGGGCCTTGTCTTTGTCTGTGTGAATAACCTCTACCATTTAGTTTAATGCAGCTAGAGAACAGCATAACCAAAAGGGTAGGTGGGAGCCCCAGCCCTATTTAACCAGGACAGATACCTGTAGCTAGATTTACGCTGAAGAAATGTAGTTGTGCAGGCAAGGCCTAAAGCAAACTACCTCACCTCTCCTAGGCTTCAAGCAAGGGATTGGGGAAATGCTGCGAGTTGGGGAGACAATGTGAGGGTGTGTTATGGAAGAGTTTGTAGAGAATTTTGGCCTATGTGGTTGGGAGCCGCTAATTGAAACGCTGAAAGCTGTGTGTTTTGTCTACTTTCTACAAATAAACGACTGAGCTGGAAATTTAGTAAGGCAGATTCTTAACAAGCCACTAGATGTCACTGCTGTCTGTTTAAATACTGAAGTTTGCTGCAGAGAAGCTAAAGGTGTTCTGTAGCAGGAGAAAGAACGGTACAAAACAGTGAGGAACTGAAGCAGGTTCCCAGTGCCTTTGAGAGGGGAGGGTGGAGACAGACATGTAAGATAGTTATTGGAGGCAAAGATGCTAAAAAAATTGTCTCTAAAAGGCAATTTCAGTTCACACATCactgtttttcaggttttgaatatcaaAAGCTGGATTTACTCTGTTAACAAAGAGTATCAGTCCTCTTTTGTTTAATCGCATTCCAGTGTAAGTTCCTACAGACCTAGCTGATTTACTAAACTGTAGAGAGACCATTCCTGGTCTTGGAGTTGCAATATCTGGTGGGCTTGGGTCTCGCCATTTTTGCTTGCTTCCTCTTCACCCTGTCCTGGCAGCAGAGATGATAAAAGTGAATGGGAGACAGCTCCTTAGTTGCCTGAGTTCCCATCTAGtgtgttttgttaaaaacacCAGTAAAGCTGGGTTTGTAATATGATATTGGACACCGACTTGCATGAACAGTGAAG encodes:
- the VPS18 gene encoding vacuolar protein sorting-associated protein 18 homolog; this encodes MASILDEYEDSLYRSASVQQSRASVGIPHSGYVNARLEKETPIFNKQRIDFAPPEKINSLVVSSNQLCMSLGKDTLLRIDLGKPDEPNQVELGRKDEAKVYKMFLDHTGSHLLIALNTSECLYLNRSVQKVRALSRWKGHLIESVGWNKFLGSETNTGPILVGTAQGQIYEAEISVSEGSLFSTNPDQYFRQVYTLEEESGPAPVCCLEIERGIEGKSFIIATTRKRLFQFVGKVPEGTEQQGFSSIFAMHADHLPSFREFPASFGFSEIAFYTPKLRSNPRSFAWMMGNGVLYGTLDYSRPDSILSDEQVWVYPSDIDITVNKPISIVLTQFHFLLLLPDRVKAVCTLNGQVVFQDLFLEKFGLLTRMIKDPTVQQIWIHTEKVVFRYHVQRESRDVWKMYMNMNKFDLAKEYCKDRPECLDIVLAKEAEHCFQNKRYLDSAKCYALTQNYFEEIALKFIEAKQEEALMEFLIKKLSSLKPSEKTQTTLLTTWLTELYLNWLGILEGDPSQRNLYLDTREKFRTFLSSPKNKDCLFNNRASIYELLASHGDTEHMVYFAVIMQDYERVVAHHCQHDEYDEALNVLSRHRDEKLFYKFSPVLIQHIPKKVVDAWISMGSRLDARNLIPALVNYSQSASTQQINEAIRYMEFCVYQLEETQQAIHNYLLSLYALCRPDLLLSYLEQAGTNPNRIHYDLKYALRLCAEHQHHHACVHIYKVMELYEEAVDLALQVDVDLAKSCADLPEDDEELRKKLWLKIARHVVQEEKDVKKAMACLSSCALLKIEDVLPFFPDFVTIDHFKEAICNSLEDYNKHIEELKREMEEATQSAKRIREDIQEMRNKYGSVEPQEKCAACDFPLLNRPFYLFLCGHMFHYDCLLQAVFPNLPAYKQAKLEDLQKKLAATSQPSKSHHRPKDADTTSLGKGQQSREQIKADIDDIVAAECVYCGELMIRSIDKPFIDPQKYEEEMQSWL